The genomic region AGCAAGTGATTATCAGTACCCCCAGTAACCAATCTGCATCTTCTTCTTAACAAAGCATTAGCCAAGGCTTGTGCATTTCTCTTCACCTGGTTCATGCATGATTTATACTCTGGAGTGGCTACTTGTTTTAAGGCAATGGCAAGAGCAGCAATATAATTGTTGTGAGGACCACCTTGTAGGGAGGGGAAAACAGCGAAGTTTATCTTTTCCTCGAAATCATAATTGTTACTACCGTCATTAGTATGATGTACACCTTGCTTCCTTAATTTTGTGCCTTTCCTGTAAAAAATAATACCTCCCCTAGGACCCCGGAGGCTTTTGTGCGTTGTTGACGTAACAACATCACAATAATCAAATGGGCTTGCACATTCCTGTAATGAACAGTAGCAGGTATGTAAGAAACAGATTGCAGATACTCCTTTTTTCAACCAATATGAGTATGGCCTATTAAATAGCTAAATCCCACCTTAAGCTACAAACAGATAATCCATACAAGAGGTGAACAGCGGAACGTAAGTCATTCTAAACAAGTATTACAAATCAAAATTGGAAGGCTAACCAACATAACAAAGAAACGAGTTTCACAAACAGCATTAACAGTGTCCTCATCTATCCTAAgggattaaaaaaattcatgaagTATTATACTTTCTCAATAAATCAGATCACAGCACTAGAGCATTCATGTCATTTCATAACATGATATAATTCGGACATTTTCTCATATGAGGAACAGTTGCGATGCATAAAAAACATCACGTTGAAGAATGCACAAAATGAGACACAAGAACCAAGAAGCATGGAACACAATGCATTATGAAAAACAAGAAACCAGTTTCTAACCTAAAGCATGAAATACTGTGGAGTAGGCACCTTCAAGAAATTTATGTCCTTTGAAACGGAAATTTGACACCCATAAAGAAAACCAGCAGTTATCTAATATATTAGAAAGTCAACATAAAGTCCACTAGACCGCCATATAGCCACCAAAAGAATTACTTGCATGTTATTAACTTATTATACTACTGTTTATGAATAAACAGCTCAACCATTATACTTAATGATAAAATACCGTTTATACCAGTTTCTAACCAAGAGATCGTGATATGCTATGAAGCAATAATAACAGTAATAGCTAACGAATGAAACTTCACAAACTAAATAAAGGAGCTAGAGTTCAGATATCAAATTTCAAACCTTGGCTGCCACAAGACCACTGATATGAGCCATGTCACACATCAACACAGCTCCGCATTTATCCGCAACATGCCTAAACCTGGCATAATCCCACTCCCGGGGGTACGAACTCCCACCGCAAATAAGTATCTTGGGTCGATAATCAACCGCCCTCTCCTCAAGCTTATCATAATCAATGTACCCTGTTTGTGGGTTCACCTTATAAGGGAAACTATCAAAGAATATTGAGGCAGCCGAAACCTTCTTTCCACCAGGAATATAATATCCATGACTCATATGCCCTCCCGAAGGCGAATCCAATCCCATAATTCTATCATTTGGGAGCAAAAGACCGGTGTAGACTGCAAAATTCGCAGAGGTACAAGAATAAGGCTGGACATTGACACCCCATTTCTCTGGATCAAGACCAAAAGCTGCCAATGCGCGTTCATGACAAAGCAATTCAATCTGATCAATATGCTGATTGCCCGTGTAGTATCTCGCCCCGGGCATACCCTCCGAGTACTTATTCGTCAAGTGACTGCCCAGAGCTTCCATCACAGCTCTGCACACGAAATTCTCAGAAGCAACCAATTCAATACCTTTGACCTGCCGATGCTTCTCCTTCTCCATAATTTCATGGACCTCCGGGTCCGCAACCGAAAGGGGCTGGTTCCCCCAAGACCGAACCGCGGCCCGCCTCGCCTCCAGCCCCGCCGATTCCACCGCCAAGCACTTTGACGGGTTCGGGTTCGTAGTGAACCCGTCCCGTTGCCTTTTCAGGCAGATTGAGTGCCCTAAGAGGTTGAATTTCTCGTCCTCTTCGCGATCATCCCCATTCTCAACCCTAATTTTATCTTCTTTCTGGTCGAGCAATTGCAGCGGAACGGATTGGATTGAATTCGACGTGCTCGTACTCTGATGCGAGCTAAACCCTAGAGATAGGCCCGGCTGAGCCTCCGCGAACCTCATAACAACCGCAAAATCcccaaaattctcaaattttccgGATCAAAATTGGAACACAAAATTGCTAAGGAGTATCGAGATGCTATTGATACTATCGAAATTAggtgcagcagcagcaacagtaGCATCGACAGCAGCGTCTGAAGAAGCTACAGCGACAGATACGAATCGTCGATGATTGGGCAGTCGTCGCTGATGAAGAAGCAGAGGTTTCCATGCACAAACCCTAAAAGCTTGTGAGAGATTGGCAAGCaagtttcaagagagagagagagagagagagagagagagaggagcttTTGTGTATATATGGAAATGAAGTGAATGAAGTGGCCAAAAAACAGTTGCGAATCGTTGTGTAATTCAATTAATTGGCTCGGGAGGATGAACCTGGACGGAGAAACAAGTAGGGCTGAATACGCTGACCTGTTTTCACTATTGTCCCTCGTCATTTTTATTTTGACGATTTCAGCcgtgcaattttgttttctggCAATGAAGTCCAACATATATAACATAAACATAGCTAGCATAAAATAGACGAATTCTTAAAAGGCATGCTTAACAATCAAATGAGAGGGACtacagtttagtgatatttttttttcacttgtaagtgagaagttttaggttcgattcttgccaaaggcgaatttgaatcatattattgttagctcattgtgagactaaaccCACTCCATTCTCATAGTTTAGatgatatcgtttgtttaaacaaaaataacaatcaAAGGAATGAAAAACTAGCAACTTAGTAATACAGtttagtagtatttctctttatttgtaagtgagaagtcttaggtttgattttcgccAAAAGTAaagttgaatcacattattatggttGTCTGAGTGTGAGACTTAATTCACTTCGTCACCCCTTAATGTAAATGCTATCATTTATTgggaaaaaaatgacaaaataagtAGAGCTCTTGATTTTAGGTACAACTTACCTAAAATTTGAAGGTATGAGTCTATAGACAGGCACGGCCCAGGCCCAGTGCGGGTAAGGCAACCGTCTGGGGCCCAAAAAAAttgggggcaccaaaattattaaggtgatatatttatatatgtttttataagaatataaatttataaaatttggtttagtgacaaagaaatttaactactagtggttttgttgtttaaaatgaatgaagagatcttaggttcaaaaatgaatgaagagatcttaggttcaaaacaccatgtgtgcttatttacattcaatttttacaaatttcttttcataacagtataaatttat from Pyrus communis chromosome 9, drPyrComm1.1, whole genome shotgun sequence harbors:
- the LOC137745591 gene encoding serine hydroxymethyltransferase 7-like, whose translation is MRFAEAQPGLSLGFSSHQSTSTSNSIQSVPLQLLDQKEDKIRVENGDDREEDEKFNLLGHSICLKRQRDGFTTNPNPSKCLAVESAGLEARRAAVRSWGNQPLSVADPEVHEIMEKEKHRQVKGIELVASENFVCRAVMEALGSHLTNKYSEGMPGARYYTGNQHIDQIELLCHERALAAFGLDPEKWGVNVQPYSCTSANFAVYTGLLLPNDRIMGLDSPSGGHMSHGYYIPGGKKVSAASIFFDSFPYKVNPQTGYIDYDKLEERAVDYRPKILICGGSSYPREWDYARFRHVADKCGAVLMCDMAHISGLVAAKECASPFDYCDVVTSTTHKSLRGPRGGIIFYRKGTKLRKQGVHHTNDGSNNYDFEEKINFAVFPSLQGGPHNNYIAALAIALKQVATPEYKSCMNQVKRNAQALANALLRRRCRLVTGGTDNHLLLWDLTGLGITGKNFEKVCELCDITLNKTAIFGDNGAPSRRGVRIGTPAMTTRGCVEADFETIADFLVRAAKITASVQLEHGTCHKDFIQGLQNNKDIVELRNRVETFAYQFEMPGYD